Proteins encoded within one genomic window of Egicoccus sp. AB-alg2:
- a CDS encoding nitroreductase family deazaflavin-dependent oxidoreductase, with product MPMPRWWTQINKRVFNPLELRRGERPVLTHVGRSSGTIYRTPLDAHPVDGGYVFILVYGSRSDWVRNVLAAGHARLTRDGQEIDLTAPRLVTETEAWRALGDGVKRPPSFLHIDEYLRMDLVDG from the coding sequence ATGCCGATGCCTCGCTGGTGGACGCAGATCAACAAGCGCGTCTTCAACCCGCTCGAACTGCGCCGCGGGGAGCGACCCGTGCTGACCCACGTCGGGCGCTCCTCGGGCACGATCTACCGCACGCCGCTCGATGCCCATCCCGTCGACGGCGGCTACGTGTTCATCCTGGTCTACGGCTCGCGTTCCGACTGGGTCCGCAACGTCCTCGCCGCCGGCCACGCCCGACTCACGCGTGACGGGCAGGAGATCGACCTCACGGCCCCCCGACTGGTCACGGAAACCGAGGCCTGGCGTGCGCTCGGTGACGGCGTGAAGCGCCCGCCGAGCTTCCTGCACATCGACGAGTACCTGCGCATGGATCTCGTCGACGGGTGA
- a CDS encoding circadian clock KaiB family protein, producing MEVERAFRVFVAGDSWRSQRVVRALHELCAKHEISQYRVEVVDVLQDPAGAERDRVLALPMVMRVAPAPVVRVVGDLSDGWLAAEVLGLQEPAPAADEGGGP from the coding sequence GTGGAAGTCGAGCGGGCCTTCCGGGTGTTCGTGGCCGGCGACTCATGGCGCTCGCAGCGGGTGGTTCGTGCGCTGCACGAGCTGTGCGCGAAGCACGAGATCTCCCAGTACCGCGTCGAGGTGGTCGACGTCCTGCAGGACCCTGCCGGTGCGGAACGTGACCGGGTGCTGGCGCTGCCGATGGTGATGCGGGTGGCACCCGCGCCGGTCGTGCGGGTGGTGGGCGATCTCAGCGACGGCTGGCTGGCTGCCGAGGTGCTCGGGTTGCAGGAGCCGGCGCCGGCGGCCGACGAGGGGGGCGGGCCATGA